The stretch of DNA CTTTCAATATCACGAGGATAGGCTTCAAAATCTTCATTAGGACCAAATTGTAGTGGATTGACAAAAATACTTAAAACGACAATATCATTATGCTCTCTAGCTTTCTTTACTAATTGCAGATGTCCCTCGTGTAAAAAGCCCATAGTTGGAACAAACCCGATTCGTTTACCTGACTTTTTATTATTTATACTAATCTCTTGCATCTCGGAAACTGTTGAAATACGCTTCATTGCTTTTTCCCTCCATATAAAGCTTGAACTGTTTCTTCTTTCATCGTAAATGAATGCTCTCTCGTAGGGAAAATATTATTTTTCGTTTCTGAAACGTATGATTCTATTCCTTTTAACGCTTGCTCTTGCATATTTGCATATTGCTTAACAAACTTTGGGACACGATCAACACCGTACGTAACAACATCATGAAACACTAGCACTTGCCCATCTGTATCTATCCCTGCACCAATACCGATTGTAGGAATTGATATAGACTCTGAAACTTCTTTTGCAAGCTGCATTGGTATACATTCTAAAACAAGAGCTATCGCCCCAGCTTCTTCACATTTTTTCGCATCTTCTATAAGCTTTTTCGCACTCTTTATATCTTTACCTTGCACTTTATAGCCACCTAAAACGCCAACAGTTTGTGGTGTTAATCCTAAATGTGCAACAACAGGAATCCCAGCTTTGTTAAGTGCATCCATTTTTTCTATAACATTACCTGCTCCTTCAAGCTTCAATGCATGTGCACCAGATTGTTGAATGATTTCCCTAGCATTTCTTAACGTATCTTCCATAGAAAGGTGATATGTCATAAATGGCATATCGGTTACGATATAAGTGGATGGTGCGCCTCTTTTTACTGCCTTTGTATGATGAATCATATCTTCAATCGTTACAGGCACAGTCGTGTCATACCCTAACACAACCATTCCTAACGAGTCTCCAACTAATATGACATCTACTCCAGCTTGTTCCGCAATTTTAGCCGAAGGGTAATCATAAGCAGTAAGCATTACAATTTTTTCGCTATTCTTTTTCATTTTTAAAAAATCGGTAGAAGTTTTCATATCGTTAATCTCCTCCTGTATTATGTCGCCTTTTTAGTAGGAAGAGGTTAGAAAAAATAAAAAACCTTCTTTCGAAAATTGAGAAAGAAGGAGTGAAGTGACTATATCCCTCTGTCCCCGTCCTAAAAGATCAAGGCAGACTTTCATTCATAAGTTTTTTTACTAAAATCGGTGCAGTTCTTTTGAGATACCGCCCATTCAAGTACATTATAAAGAATTAAGATAAAAGAATCTATTATTTTTTCTCCATTTCAATATCTGCTGAATGGATATAATGTGTCTTACCATCTTTATCCTCCAGCATTAGCACACCATCGTCCGTAATGCCTTTAGCTACTCCTTTTATGGAACCGGTAATCGTTCTAGCAACAATTTGTTTACCAATGCTCAGCGCATACGATTCCCACAATAGCTTTATTGGCAAAAAGCCGTGTTGTAAATATTGATCATATAATTTCTCAAGCTTAGCTAAAATAACTTGAATTAATTTTGCTCTAGTATAAGTTTTACCACTTTCAATTAATAAGGAAGAGGCGATTGTCTGTAGTTCTTCTGGGAAATGCTCTAACTGTTGGTTTACATTTATGCCAATTCCTATAATGACTGAATTAATTTTGTCTGCTTCTGCTTGCATTTCCGTTAAAATGCCAACAATTTTTTTTCCATTCAGTAATATATCATTCGGCCATTTAATATTAGGTTGTAACCTTGTAACTTCTTCAATTGCTTGAACAATTGCTACAGCTGCTATTAAAGTGAGCTGTGGTGCTTTAGGAGGTGGTAAATTCGGTCGTAGGAGTACACTCATCCAAATACCAGTATATTTAGGTGAATGCCATTTTCGATCTAAACGACCTCTTCCTGAGATTTGTTCTTCCGCGACTACGATCGTTCCTTCCTTCATTCCATCGTATGCTAATTTATGTGCAATCTTTTGGGTAGAGTCAACAGACTCTTC from Sutcliffiella cohnii encodes:
- the panB gene encoding 3-methyl-2-oxobutanoate hydroxymethyltransferase, translating into MKTSTDFLKMKKNSEKIVMLTAYDYPSAKIAEQAGVDVILVGDSLGMVVLGYDTTVPVTIEDMIHHTKAVKRGAPSTYIVTDMPFMTYHLSMEDTLRNAREIIQQSGAHALKLEGAGNVIEKMDALNKAGIPVVAHLGLTPQTVGVLGGYKVQGKDIKSAKKLIEDAKKCEEAGAIALVLECIPMQLAKEVSESISIPTIGIGAGIDTDGQVLVFHDVVTYGVDRVPKFVKQYANMQEQALKGIESYVSETKNNIFPTREHSFTMKEETVQALYGGKKQ
- a CDS encoding biotin--[acetyl-CoA-carboxylase] ligase, with translation MQNETRKKLLMIFTEANGDWVSGQNISEKLGCSRTAVWKHIEDLRQEGYELEAVRRKGYRITKVPDKISGNEIGLGLQTERLGRFIHFEESVDSTQKIAHKLAYDGMKEGTIVVAEEQISGRGRLDRKWHSPKYTGIWMSVLLRPNLPPPKAPQLTLIAAVAIVQAIEEVTRLQPNIKWPNDILLNGKKIVGILTEMQAEADKINSVIIGIGINVNQQLEHFPEELQTIASSLLIESGKTYTRAKLIQVILAKLEKLYDQYLQHGFLPIKLLWESYALSIGKQIVARTITGSIKGVAKGITDDGVLMLEDKDGKTHYIHSADIEMEKK